The genomic window AGATACTATATTAAAGATAGAAGAAATGGGAAAATATATACTAACTTGCCAAGTGGATATAATATACAAAACTATATAAAGGATAAGGCTTTATATAACATAAGCTTTCCAATTAATAATATTAAAGATGAGTACATGTTATCTATTAATGAATGGTTTAAAAATAGTAACCTTGAAGGTGATTTTGTAATTTTAAAAGATACAAATGGAAATAGTCAAATGGAGAAAGATTATAGATACTATACTTCTATTAGACAAAGATTAATTAAAGAAGCAATAATAAGTGTTTTTTCATTTGTAGTTGGTTTAATTATACTTATGTATGTTATAAAAAATAAGAAATGTGAAATGCCAATTATGGATAAAGTAGAAAATTTATATAAAAAGGTGCCATTTGATTTAAAAATCTTTATATTGGTTATTTTTTCATTTATACTGTTAGCTTATCAAAGAAAGATTAACTTTTTTTATTTGCCTATAGGTATAGATCATGTTAAAAAACTTACTATAGTGGCAATCTATATTTTTTATTTATTAATCAATATAAAAACATTGTTAATACTGATAAGATATCCAAAAGAAAGAAAGATTCAGTTACGAGAAAGTTTGATTTGTAAATTTGGGGTGGTTATCAAAGAATGTTTTTTAGTTAAAAATGTAATAATTAAGGTAAGTAAGATATTTGTTATGACTATATTAATGGGATTTTTTTTATGCATAGCTGCAATTAATTTTTATAAAGGGGCAGAATTTATATTTTTAGTATCGATAGTATATATAATAATATATATTTTTTTTGTACCTCAATATATTCTTAAAAAAGTAGCATTGCTAAATAAAATAATAAAAGGAACTAATGAAATAGTTTTAGGAAATTTAGATTATACAATAGACAATAAAGCAAAAGGAGAACTTTCAAAATTAGCTGATAATATTAATAATATGAAAGATGGATTTAAAAAATCTGTTGAAAGTCAAGTTAAAAGCGAAAGACTTAAGTCTGAATTAATCACCAATGTATCACACGACTTAAAGACACCTCTTACATCTATAATAAATTATATAGATTTATTGAAAAAAGAGGATTTATCTAATGAAGATAGAAAAGCATATATTGAAGTGTTAGATAAAAAATCTCAGAGACTTAAGATACTTATAGATGATCTTTTTGAGGCGTCTAAAATAGCAAGTGGTTCAGTAGAGTTAAATATACAAAAAGTAGATATAGTTGCTATATTAAGGCAGGCTATGGGTGAGTTTAATGATAAAATTAATAATTCTTCATTAAAATTTAGAGTTAATCTTCCTAAGAAGAATATATATATGAATTTAGATGGTAAAAGAACTTGGAGAGTGTTTGAAAATTTAATAGGAAATATTTTGAAATATTCAATGGATAATACCAGAGTATACATTAACCTAGAGGAAGAAGATAATAAAGTAAGAATTGTTATGAAAAATATTTCTGCATATGAAATGGACTTTGATGTAGAAGAAATTTTTGAAAGATTTAAAAGAGGAGATAAATCTAGAAATACAGAAGGGTCTGGTTTAGGGCTTGCAATTGCAAAAAGTATTGTTGAACTTCAAGGGGGAAATATGAATATTGAAGTTGATGGTGACCTTTTTAAAGTTAGTTTGGAGTTTAATAAAGATCAGTTAAAAATATAGAGTTAAGTTATTTTTTATATCTTTACAACATCTTTTATATTAACTAAAAAGTATATAAGAGATGTTGATTTTTTTTATTATATGGTGTATTATACAGATTGTTAATTAATAATTAGATAGCTACATAATTTCTTTTATAGATATGAGGTGCTGAAATTGAAATCTGGTTTAGATAAAAATAAACTACCGGGTTATTTAATACATCAAATAGCGCATAAGTTCCGTGTTAAATATGATAAAAAATTAGATAACTATAATATAACATGTTCTCAAATAAAGGCAATGAGGTGTTTATGGGATAAGGATGGAATTATACAAAATGAAATACTAAACCAAGTTGATATTAAACCATCATCTTTAACTAAACTTATTGGGATTTTATCTGAAAAAGGTTTAGTTGAAAAAAGAACAGATGAGAAGGATGCTAGAAACAATCTAATTTTTTTAACTTCAAAAGGAAGGGAAATAGAAAAAGAGACCTGGGGTATTGTACTTGGTATGGAACAAGAATTGACCGAAGGATTTTCAGAAGATGAAAAAAACACATTGATATCTTTTTTAATAAGAATGTTAAACAATCTTGAAAAATAGCACAGAATTACATAGCTATGTATATATATTTAGATAGCTAAACATTTTAAAACAGATTAAAGTTACTAAAAGAAGGTTTAATAGAATGTAAAAATTATATTGTAATCTATTAAGCTAGATTGTAAAAGAAAGGGGTTTGTGTATGGATAAAACAACACAATTGAGAGAAGAAAAGATAGGAAAGTTATTATTAAAATTTTTTATTCCTGCTGTTATAGGGAATTTAGTAAATGCCTTATATAATATTGTGGATAGAGTATATATAGGAAGAGGAGTAGGAGATTTAGCATTAGCTGGGCTTAGTATTACATTTCCTATTATGATAGTTATTGCTGGCTTTGGAATGCTTATGGGAATTGGGGGTAGTGTTTTAGAATCACTCAATTTAGGGAAAAAAGATAAAGAAAATGCGGATAAGGTTTTAGGAAATACATTTGTATTAATTATTATTTCATCAATAGTAGTAAGCATTTTATGCTTTATAATCAAAAATCCATTGCTTAAGGCTTTTGGAGCTAGTGCAAACACAATTCAATATGCCGACGAGTATTTGTCTATTATTTTATTAGGTACTATTGTTCAGAATTTAGGGTTTGGATTAAATAATTCTATTCGTTCTGAAGGAAATGCTAATATTGCTATGATTACTATGATAATAGGTGCTGCTTTAAATATAATTTTAGATCCAATATTTATATTTGTTTTTCATATGGGTGTAAAAGGTGCAGCTATAGCTACTGTTATTTCACAAACAGCAAATGCTGTATGGGTAATTTCACATTTTAGAAGCAAGAAAAGTGTGTTAAAATTAAAAAAAGAAAATTTAAAATTAGATTTAAAAATAGTAAAAGGAATTGTAGCAATTGGCATGGCACCTTTTGCTATTCAAGTTGCTGGTAGTGCAGTAAATATTCTATTAAACAAGCAGCTTATAGTATATAGTGGAGATTCTGCTATAGGAGCGATGGGAGTTATAAATAGTATTTCTATGCTTATAATAATGTCCATAATATCTGTAACACAAGCAGCTCAACCTATTATAGGTTATAATTATGGAGCTAAGTTATATTCTAGGGTTAAAAAGACTTTAAAACTGGCTGTTAGTGGAGCTGTATTTATTGGAATAGTATCAGATGTTATAATTCAACTATTTCCTGAAAATATAATTTCAATATTTAATAAAGAACCTAATTTAATAGCTATAGGATCTCATGGAATTAAAATATTCTTATGTATGCTTCCTATTATAGGATATCAAATAATAGGATCTAACTATTTCCAGGCAATAGGGAAAGCTAAGATTTCTATGCTTCTTGCTATGTTGAGACAAGTATTAGTTTTAATCCCATTACTATTAATTTTACCTAAACATTTAGGAATAACTGGTGTTTGGATAGCTGCTCCAATATCAGATACTATTGCATTTTTTATAACAGCATTTATGTTCAAAAAGGAAGTTAAAAAATTAGATGTGTATGAATTAGATAATGCACCCTGTATGGGAGCTTAAGTTAAATATATTTAAAAAGGAGATAAATTCTTACCTTAAAAGAATTTATCTCCTTTTTAATTTTTTAATAGGATAATAATGTAATTGAAATATTAGATTGCCCAATGGCGTTTAAATTTATGTTATTATATTAAATAGGATTATTTAGACTAAAGTGTTTACAGTTTTAATATAAATTTTAAATTGGAAAGGGGTTTTTAGGTATGACAGAAAAGATTTATTATGCAGATCCTTATTTAAAGAAATGTGAATCTCAGGTAGTAGATGTAATAAAAGAAGATGATAAAATATTAGTAGTTTTAGAGAAAACACCTTTTTATCCAGAGGGAGGAGGTCAACCTTCAGATACGGGATATATAGATGAAGTTAAGGTTATATATGTTTATGAAAAAAATGATGTAATATATCATGTAGTTGAAAAAGAGCTTGAATGTGGAAATGTAAAATGTAGTATAGATTTTGAAAGAAGATTTGATTTTATGCAACAGCATTCTGGGGAACATCTTTTATCAGGGGTTATACATAAACTATATAAGGGCAATAATAAAGGTTTCCACTTAGGAGAAGATTATGTAACTGTAGATATAGATATATATCCTTTTACAGATAATATGATAGAAGAAATAGAAAAAGAGGTTAACAATTATGTGTATATGAATGAGCCCTTTGTAACTTATTTTGTAGATAAAGAAAGTTTAGATAAAGTACCTTCAAGAAAGAAAATAGATGTACAAGGGAATATAAGGATAGTAGAAGCAAAAGATATGGACTGTTGCCCTTGTTGTGGAACTCATGTATTAAGAACTGGAGAAATAGGTATGGTGAAAATACTTAAAGTAGAAAAGTATAAAGGAATGAGTAGATTATACTTAAAATGTGGTAAAAGAGCCTATGAAGATTTTAAATTAAAGCATAAGATAGTAGATAAATTAAGCAGAAAATTTTCTACAGATGAAAAAAGTGTAATAAAAAATATAGATAAACAGTTTGAAGATATATTTAATTTTAAAAGAGAGTTATCTCATCTAAAGAATAAGCTATCTAAAGAAGAAGCTTTAAAACTGATGGAATCTTCAAAAGAAAATTATATTTTTAAGAGCTACGAAGATAAAAGTTTTGAGGAAATTAAATATATAGGGGAAGCACTAAGTAATGAGAATTATATTTTTATACTAGTTTCGCTAAAAGATAAAAATATATTGTTCGTTAATAATAGTAATATTGAATTAAGTTGCGGAAAACTTTTTAAAGAACATATTAAAAAGTATAATGGTAAAGGCGGAGGAAGAGACGAAAAAGCTCAAGGTTCTTTTAGTGATATTAAGGATTTAGAAGAATTTTATTTATTTCTATGTGAAATGATAAAAAATGAAAACTCTAAAAAAAGAAATGGATAATTCATATGGTATAAAATTCGAAAACATTGTATAATTAATGGTACGTTTTTTATTAAAGCAGTATTTTTACTAGGAGGAAGAAAACCATATGAGTATACTAACAGTTAAAAATATGAGTCACGGATTTGGAGATAGAGCTATATTTGAAGATGTTTCTTTTAGGTTGTTAAAAGGTGAACATATTGGATTAATAGGTGCAAATGGAGAAGGTAAATCTACCTTTATGAATATAATAACAGGAAAGCTTATGCCAGATGAAGGAAAGATTGAATGGAGTAATAGAGTAAATATTGGATATATGGATCAACATGCTCAATTGGAAAAAGGAAAAACTATAAGAGATGTATTAAGAGATGCTTTTAAGTATCTATTTGATCTAGAAAAAGAAATGTTAGATATAACAGATAAAATGGGAGAAGCATCACCAGAAGAATTAGAGAAATTATTAGAGGAAATGGGAAATATTCAAGATATACTTGATAATAATGATTTTTATATTATAGATGCAAAAGCTGAGGAAATTGCAGGGGGATTAGGTCTTAAGGATATAGGGTTAGATAAAGATGTAACTGATCTAAGTGGTGGACAAAGAACAAAGGTACTACTTGCAAAATTACTTTTGCAAAAACCAGACATTTTGTTACTAGATGAGCCCACTAACTATTTAGATGAGCAGCACATCGAATGGCTTAAAAGATTTCTTCAAAATTATGATAATGCTTTTATACTAATATCTCATGATATACCTTTTTTAAATAGTGTTATAAATTTAATTTATCACGTAGAAGATAGACAGCTTACAAGATATGTTGGTGATTATGACAATTTTATGAGAATTTATGAAGCTAATAAAAAACAACTTGAAGCTGCTTATGAAAGACAACAGCAAGAAATAGCAAAACTTGAAGATTTTATAGCAAGAAATAAAGCAAGAGTTGCAACTACTGGAATGGCTAGAGCTAGACAAAAAAAATTAGATAAAATGGATATAATAGAACTCTCAGCTGAAAAACCAAAACCAGAATTTGAATTTAAGAAAGGTAGAACATCTGGCAAACTTATATTTGAAGCTAGAGATTTAGTTATAGGATATAATGAACCACTTTCAAAGCCCTTAAATTTAACTATGGAAAGAGGTCAAAAAATTGCGTTGGTTGGAGCTAATGGACTTGGAAAAACAACACTTTTAAAAAGTTTGATGGGAGATATAACCCCTTTAAGTGGTGAAGTAGAACTTGGAGAATATCAACTTATAGGATATTTTGAGCAAGAAATAAAAGAAACAAATTATAATACGTGTATTGAAGAATACTGGACAGAATTTCCTTCAGCAGCCCAATATGAGGTAAGGGCAGCATTAGCTAAATGTGGTCTTACTACAAAACATATTGAAAGTAAAGTTTGTGTTTTAAGTGGGGGAGAGCAAGCTAAGGTTAGATTATGTAAGCTTATGAATAGAGAAACTAATATACTAATATTAGACGAACCTACTAATCATTTAGATGTTGAAGCTAAAGAGGAATTAAAAAGAGCTTTAAAAGAATATAAAGGAAGTATTTTATTGGTGTGCCACGAACCAGAATTCTATAGAGATGTAGTAACTGATACTTGGAATTGTGAAGAGTGGACAACTAAAATATGTGGTTCCACAAAAAATATATAGATAGTATTTAAAGGAAAAGTCGCACTTATAAGCGACTTTTCTTTTAAAATAAGATTAGAAAATGTGGATTTAGGGTTAATTGATTTATATTTTGTATATCTGCTTTTCTTGAATGGTGATGTGGATTAGCATTTCTTTTTAATACTAAATTTTTTAATACGGTTC from Clostridium sp. MB40-C1 includes these protein-coding regions:
- a CDS encoding histidine kinase dimerization/phospho-acceptor domain-containing protein, yielding MDIKSKSKYLYITIFVAGIYILSLSFISTIDFIGKKNFFEKNAYFNSYNFKYQLEKYSENVKYSIDYLENFDIKSDNKKIQAISENHEIELQNKLHEIEKQYQNKIEQAQKQGNDIDILINEKNKKLEEAKLKNIKNVEIKLSENYNKVKKDIDSQNFIRYYIKDRRNGKIYTNLPSGYNIQNYIKDKALYNISFPINNIKDEYMLSINEWFKNSNLEGDFVILKDTNGNSQMEKDYRYYTSIRQRLIKEAIISVFSFVVGLIILMYVIKNKKCEMPIMDKVENLYKKVPFDLKIFILVIFSFILLAYQRKINFFYLPIGIDHVKKLTIVAIYIFYLLINIKTLLILIRYPKERKIQLRESLICKFGVVIKECFLVKNVIIKVSKIFVMTILMGFFLCIAAINFYKGAEFIFLVSIVYIIIYIFFVPQYILKKVALLNKIIKGTNEIVLGNLDYTIDNKAKGELSKLADNINNMKDGFKKSVESQVKSERLKSELITNVSHDLKTPLTSIINYIDLLKKEDLSNEDRKAYIEVLDKKSQRLKILIDDLFEASKIASGSVELNIQKVDIVAILRQAMGEFNDKINNSSLKFRVNLPKKNIYMNLDGKRTWRVFENLIGNILKYSMDNTRVYINLEEEDNKVRIVMKNISAYEMDFDVEEIFERFKRGDKSRNTEGSGLGLAIAKSIVELQGGNMNIEVDGDLFKVSLEFNKDQLKI
- a CDS encoding MarR family winged helix-turn-helix transcriptional regulator; amino-acid sequence: MKSGLDKNKLPGYLIHQIAHKFRVKYDKKLDNYNITCSQIKAMRCLWDKDGIIQNEILNQVDIKPSSLTKLIGILSEKGLVEKRTDEKDARNNLIFLTSKGREIEKETWGIVLGMEQELTEGFSEDEKNTLISFLIRMLNNLEK
- a CDS encoding MATE family efflux transporter gives rise to the protein MDKTTQLREEKIGKLLLKFFIPAVIGNLVNALYNIVDRVYIGRGVGDLALAGLSITFPIMIVIAGFGMLMGIGGSVLESLNLGKKDKENADKVLGNTFVLIIISSIVVSILCFIIKNPLLKAFGASANTIQYADEYLSIILLGTIVQNLGFGLNNSIRSEGNANIAMITMIIGAALNIILDPIFIFVFHMGVKGAAIATVISQTANAVWVISHFRSKKSVLKLKKENLKLDLKIVKGIVAIGMAPFAIQVAGSAVNILLNKQLIVYSGDSAIGAMGVINSISMLIIMSIISVTQAAQPIIGYNYGAKLYSRVKKTLKLAVSGAVFIGIVSDVIIQLFPENIISIFNKEPNLIAIGSHGIKIFLCMLPIIGYQIIGSNYFQAIGKAKISMLLAMLRQVLVLIPLLLILPKHLGITGVWIAAPISDTIAFFITAFMFKKEVKKLDVYELDNAPCMGA
- a CDS encoding alanine--tRNA ligase-related protein, which encodes MTEKIYYADPYLKKCESQVVDVIKEDDKILVVLEKTPFYPEGGGQPSDTGYIDEVKVIYVYEKNDVIYHVVEKELECGNVKCSIDFERRFDFMQQHSGEHLLSGVIHKLYKGNNKGFHLGEDYVTVDIDIYPFTDNMIEEIEKEVNNYVYMNEPFVTYFVDKESLDKVPSRKKIDVQGNIRIVEAKDMDCCPCCGTHVLRTGEIGMVKILKVEKYKGMSRLYLKCGKRAYEDFKLKHKIVDKLSRKFSTDEKSVIKNIDKQFEDIFNFKRELSHLKNKLSKEEALKLMESSKENYIFKSYEDKSFEEIKYIGEALSNENYIFILVSLKDKNILFVNNSNIELSCGKLFKEHIKKYNGKGGGRDEKAQGSFSDIKDLEEFYLFLCEMIKNENSKKRNG
- a CDS encoding ABC-F family ATP-binding cassette domain-containing protein; translation: MSILTVKNMSHGFGDRAIFEDVSFRLLKGEHIGLIGANGEGKSTFMNIITGKLMPDEGKIEWSNRVNIGYMDQHAQLEKGKTIRDVLRDAFKYLFDLEKEMLDITDKMGEASPEELEKLLEEMGNIQDILDNNDFYIIDAKAEEIAGGLGLKDIGLDKDVTDLSGGQRTKVLLAKLLLQKPDILLLDEPTNYLDEQHIEWLKRFLQNYDNAFILISHDIPFLNSVINLIYHVEDRQLTRYVGDYDNFMRIYEANKKQLEAAYERQQQEIAKLEDFIARNKARVATTGMARARQKKLDKMDIIELSAEKPKPEFEFKKGRTSGKLIFEARDLVIGYNEPLSKPLNLTMERGQKIALVGANGLGKTTLLKSLMGDITPLSGEVELGEYQLIGYFEQEIKETNYNTCIEEYWTEFPSAAQYEVRAALAKCGLTTKHIESKVCVLSGGEQAKVRLCKLMNRETNILILDEPTNHLDVEAKEELKRALKEYKGSILLVCHEPEFYRDVVTDTWNCEEWTTKICGSTKNI